The following coding sequences lie in one Clarias gariepinus isolate MV-2021 ecotype Netherlands unplaced genomic scaffold, CGAR_prim_01v2 scaffold_34, whole genome shotgun sequence genomic window:
- the eps8l3a gene encoding epidermal growth factor receptor kinase substrate 8-like protein 3 — translation MYNSSSSYSYADSLQSNYSLDESSSECSSLSRPSAKAIYIRRKEYAESINKQLAKFQYRVEHLFTCELDGVEVSGLQDCVERLKMLEMMGRVWAQDMSLEVDNGNLLLRDIETKEELDRVSLLSVSEVTAMLDACVFNSLLLISVCERQIVSVFMFQCESLRADYIKRDLERALQTTTNNNRNNNRGRLETHVVKNNRSTYSSPEQREWTPPHSAPDEWTVPDYAHSDQTSPLTPPTRGREPVYSRTESVTPPRHSDPSPAPYTERERNVDILNHLINDIEQFLALVLTAAPKVDKKKKKKKKTQKGLPSEEKFKICLQKIKMAFNLLATLNGQIESPSAPELTHGLFSILELVVSRCVDDLPPRVVAPLLEPECVRFLSEEATQEEDQLWQSLGDAWNIPRTQWPEDDDDIPVFTPVFDDGWKPPNVTHTQRKTMSQESQQSTTGQSIKTFQAAQTSSKDVPLSSLRVLYDFRARNGRELSVWKGEMVEVLDMSKQWWKVRNNHGEEGFVPNNVLKSTESEDTQGAAPNPVLTRKSRPEEVKVWLEHKEFSNITVRCLGGLSGGMLLGMTLEELKIICPEEGRRVFYQLQNVKSALALAKEAILPN, via the exons caccTGTTCACCTGTGAGCTGGACGGTGTGGAGGTCTCAGGCCTGCAGGACTGTGTGGAGCGTCTGAAGATGTTGGAGATGATGGGGCGAGTGTGGGCACAGGACATGAGCCTGGAGGTGGACAATGGCAATCTGCTGCTGAGAGACATCGAGACTAAA gaGGAGTTGGACCGCGTTTCTCTGCTCAGTGTGTCGGAGGTAACAGCGATGTTAGACGCATGTGTGTTTAACTCTCTGCTGTTAATCTCGGTGTGTGAGCGACAGATTGTCAGTGTCTTCATGTTCCAGTGCGAATCGCTGAGA GCTGATTATATAAAGCGAGATCTTGAGCGAGCGTTACagaccaccaccaacaacaaccgAAACAACAACAG GGGGCGACTCGAGACCCATGTGGTAAAGAACAATAGAAGCACGTACTCTTCTCCAGAACAGAGAGAATGGACTCCGCCTCACTCTGCTCCTGACGAATGGACCGTTCCAGATTATG CTCACTCAGATCAGACTTCGCCTCTAACTCCACCCACAAGGGGACGAGAGCCAGTCTACAGTAGGACAGAGTCAGTGACTCCACCCCGTCATTCTGATCCAAGCCCCGCCCCCTACACTGAAAGAGAGAGGAACGTG GACATCCTGAATCACCTGATTAATGACATCGAGCAGTTCCTGGCTCTCGTTCTCACTGCGGCTCCCAAAgttgacaagaaaaaaaagaagaagaaaaaaacccagaaaG GACTACCCTCAGAGGAGAAGTTTAAAATTTGCCTGCAGAAAATCAAAATGGCATTTAACTTGTTG GCGACACTGAACGGTCAGATCGAGTCCCCCAGTGCTCCAGAACTCACACACGGTCTCTTCTCCATCTTGGAAttg gttgtgAGTCGGTGTGTAGATGATCTCCCTCCACGTGTCGTTGCTCCGCTGTTGGAGCCGGAGTGTGTGCGCTTCCTGAGTGAGGAGGCAACACAGGAGGAGGACCAGCTGTGGCAGTCACTAGGAGATGCCTGGAACATCCCCAG gactCAGTGGCCGGAGGATGATGATGACATTCCAGTCTTCACTCCAGTATTTGATGACGGTTGGAAGCCACCGaatgtcacacacactcaaaggaaaACAATGAGCCAGGAGAGCCAGCAGTCTACCACAGGacaa agCATTAAGACTTTTCAGGCGGCACAGACGAG ctctaAGGACGTGCCGCTGAGCTCTTTGCGTGTGCTATATGACTTCAGAGCAAGAAACGGCCGAGAGCTCAGTGTGTGGAAGGGTGAGATGGTGGAG gTGTTAGACATGTCTAAGCAATGGTGGAAAGTGAGGAACAATCATGGTGAAGAAGGTTTCGTTCCTAATAATGTCCTGAAGTCCACAGAAAGCGAGGACACACAG GGGGCGGCACCAAACCCGGTCCTGACCAGGAAGTCTCGGCCGGAGGAAGTGAAGGTCTGGCTGGAGCACAAGGAGTTCAGCAACAT caccGTGCGCTGTCTCGGCGGTCTGAGTGGTGGTATGTTGTTGGGGATGACATTAGAAGAATTGAAAATTATTTGTCCAGAGGAAGGAAGAAGAGTGTTTTACCAACTACAGAACGTCAAATCTGCACTAGCT CTTGCCAAAGAAGCGATTCTGCCAAACTGA